Proteins encoded together in one Urocitellus parryii isolate mUroPar1 chromosome 3, mUroPar1.hap1, whole genome shotgun sequence window:
- the Ddx56 gene encoding putative ATP-dependent RNA helicase DDX56, whose translation MADPESLGFEHMGLDPRLLQAVADLGWSRPTLIQEKAIPLALEGKDLLARARTGSGKTAAYAIPMLQLLLHRKATGPVVEQAVRGVVLVPTKELARQAQSMIQQLSAYCSRDVRVANVSAAEDSASQRAVLMEKPDVVVGTPSRILSHLQQDNLKLRDSLELLVVDEADLIFSFGFEEELKSLLCHLPRIYQAFLMSATFNEDIQALKELVLHNPVTLKLQESQLPGSDQLQQFQVVCETEEDKFLLLYALLKLSLIRGKSLLFVNTLERSYRLRLFLEQFSIPTCVLNGELPLRSRCHIISQFNQGFYDCVIATDAEVLGAPAKGKRQGRGSKGNKASDPESGVARGIDFHHVSAVLNFDLPSTPEAYIHRAGRTARANNPGIVLTFVLPTEQSYLGKIEELLCGEGEAPVLLPYQFRMEEIEGFRYRCRDAMRSVTKQSIREARLKEIKEELLHSEKLKTYFEDNPRDLQLLRHDLPLHPAVVKPHLGHVPDYLVPPALRDLVRPHKKRKKLSSCRKAKKVKTQNPLHNFKHRGRKSRPTAMPS comes from the exons ATGGCGGACCCAGAATCCTTGGGCTTTGAACACATGGGCCTGGATCCCCGGCTCTTGCAG GCTGTCGCCGATCTGGGATGGTCGCGACCTACGTTGATTCAAGAAAAGGCTATCCCGCTGGCCCTAGAGGGGAAAGACCTCCTGGCCCGGGCCCGCACTGGTTCCGGGAAGACAGCTGCTTATGCTATTCCGATGCTACAGCTGCTGCTCCACAGGAAGGCG ACAGGTCCTGTGGTGGAACAGGCTGTAAGGGGAGTTGTCCTTGTTCCTACCAAGGAGCTAGCACGGCAAGCTCAGTCCATGATTCAGCAGCTGTCTGCCTACTGTTCTCGGGATGTGCGGGTGGCCAATGTCTCAGCTGCTGAAGACTCAGCTTCTCAGAG AGCTGTACTGATGGAGAAGCCAGATGTAGTGGTGGGGACCCCATCCCGTATATTAAGCCACTTGCAACAAGACAACTTGAAACTGCGTGACTCCCTGGAGCTGCTGGTGGTGGATGAGGCtgatcttattttttcctttggctttgAGGAAGAACTGAAGAGTCTACTCTG tcactTGCCCCGGATTTACCAGGCTTTTCTCATGTCAGCTACATTTAATGAGGATATACAAGCATTAAAGGAACTGGTACTACATAATCCG GTTACCCTCAAGTTACAAGAGTCTCAGCTTCCAGGATCAGACCAGTTACAGCAGTTTCAGGTAGTCTGTGAGACTGAAGAAGACAAATTCTTGCTGCTGTATGCTCTGCTCAAGCTGTCGTTGATTCGGGGCAAGTCCCTGCTCTTTGTCAATACTCTAGAGCGGAGTTACCGGCTCCGTCTATTCCTGGAGCAGTTCAGCATCCCCACCTGCGTACTCAATGGAGAACTTCCCCTGCGCTCCAG GTGCCACATCATCTCACAGTTCAACCAAGGCTTCTATGACTGTGTCATAGCAACAGATGCTGAAGTCCTGGGGGCCCCAGCCAAGGGCAAGCGGCAGGGTCGAGGGTCCAAAGGAAACAA GGCCTCTGATCCAGAGTCAGGTGTGGCCCGGGGCATAGACTTCCACCATGTGTCTGCTGTGCTCAACTTTGATCTCCCCTCCACCCCGGAGGCCTACATCCATCGAGCTGGCAG GACAGCGCGAGCCAACAACCCAGGCATAGTTTTGACATTTGTGCTACCCACAGAGCAGTCATACTTGGGCAAGATCGAGGAACTTCTCTGTGGAG AGGGCGAGGCCCCTGTCCTGCTTCCCTACCAGTTCCGAATGGAGGAAATCGAGGGTTTCCGCTATCGATGCAGG GATGCCATGCGCTCAGTGACTAAGCAGTCCATTCGGGAGGCAAGACTGAAAGAGATTAAGGAGGAACTTCTGCATTCAGAGAAACTTAAG ACATACTTTGAAGACAATCCCAGGGATCTCCAGCTGCTGCGACATGACCTGCCCTTGCACCCTGCAGTCGTGAAACCTCACCTGGGCCATGTACCTGACTACTTGG TCCCTCCTGCTCTTCGTGACCTAGTACGCCCTCACAAGAAGCGAAAGAAGCTGTCCTCCTGTAGGAAGGCTAAG AAAGTGAAGACCCAGAACCCACTGCACAACTTCAAGCACAGAGGAAGGAAATCCAGACCAACAGCCATGCCCTCCTGA
- the Tmed4 gene encoding transmembrane emp24 domain-containing protein 4 isoform X2 — protein MWDKQKEVFLPSTPGLGMHVEVKDPDGKVVLSRQYGSEGRFTFTSHTPGEHQICLHSNSTRMALFAGGKLRVHLDIQVGEHANNYPEIAAKDKLTELQLRARQLLDQVEQIQKEQDYQRYREERFRLTSESTNQRVLWWSIAQTVILILTGIWQMRHLKSFFEAKKLV, from the exons ATGTGGGACAAGCAGAAGGAGGTTTTCCTTCCCTCGACCCCTGGCCTGGGCATGCATGTGGAGGTGAAGGACCCCGACGGTAAG GTGGTACTGTCCCGACAGTATGGCTCCGAGGGCCGTTTCACGTTCACCTCCCACACCCCCGGTGAACATCAGATTTGTCTGCACTCCAATTCCACTAGAATGGCCCTCTTCGCCGGTGGCAAACTG CGTGTGCACCTAGACATCCAGGTCGGGGAGCATGCCAACAACTATCCTGAGATTGCAGCTAAGGATAAGCTGACGGAACTGCAGCTCCGTGCTCGCCAGTTGCTTGATCAAGTGGAACAGATCCAGAAGGAGCAGGATTACCAGAGG TATCGTGAAGAACGCTTCCGTCTGACCAGTGAGAGTACCAACCAGAGGGTCCTGTGGTGGTCCATCGCTCAGACAGTCATCCTTATCCTTACTGGCATTTGGCAGATGCGTCATCTCAAGAGCTTCTTTGAGGCCAAGAAGCTGGTGTAG
- the Tmed4 gene encoding transmembrane emp24 domain-containing protein 4 isoform X1, producing MAGVVGRGLPAMGRPALLLLVMCAAGAQGLYFHIGETEKRCFIEEIPDETMVIGNYRTQMWDKQKEVFLPSTPGLGMHVEVKDPDGKVVLSRQYGSEGRFTFTSHTPGEHQICLHSNSTRMALFAGGKLRVHLDIQVGEHANNYPEIAAKDKLTELQLRARQLLDQVEQIQKEQDYQRYREERFRLTSESTNQRVLWWSIAQTVILILTGIWQMRHLKSFFEAKKLV from the exons ATGGCAGGTGTCGTGGGTAGGGGCCTGCCGGCTATGGGGCGACCGGCGTTGCTGTTGCTCGTGATGTGTGCTGCCGGCGCCCAGGGGCTCTACTTCCACATCGGCGAGACCGAGAAGCGTTGTTTCATCGAGGAAATCCCCGACGAGACCATGGTCATCG GCAACTATCGAACCCAGATGTGGGACAAGCAGAAGGAGGTTTTCCTTCCCTCGACCCCTGGCCTGGGCATGCATGTGGAGGTGAAGGACCCCGACGGTAAG GTGGTACTGTCCCGACAGTATGGCTCCGAGGGCCGTTTCACGTTCACCTCCCACACCCCCGGTGAACATCAGATTTGTCTGCACTCCAATTCCACTAGAATGGCCCTCTTCGCCGGTGGCAAACTG CGTGTGCACCTAGACATCCAGGTCGGGGAGCATGCCAACAACTATCCTGAGATTGCAGCTAAGGATAAGCTGACGGAACTGCAGCTCCGTGCTCGCCAGTTGCTTGATCAAGTGGAACAGATCCAGAAGGAGCAGGATTACCAGAGG TATCGTGAAGAACGCTTCCGTCTGACCAGTGAGAGTACCAACCAGAGGGTCCTGTGGTGGTCCATCGCTCAGACAGTCATCCTTATCCTTACTGGCATTTGGCAGATGCGTCATCTCAAGAGCTTCTTTGAGGCCAAGAAGCTGGTGTAG